Proteins from a genomic interval of Callospermophilus lateralis isolate mCalLat2 chromosome 1, mCalLat2.hap1, whole genome shotgun sequence:
- the LOC143642014 gene encoding PRAME family member 12-like translates to MQTPVDEQRTPPTLQELAGRSLLKDKSRAILALEDLPIQLFPPLFMEAFNRRHTEVLKKMVQAWPFTCLPLGALMNTLQLGMIRVALDGLDMLAAQQDRPRRWKLQVLDLRKVHGNFWRTWSGAVVDACSPGVMKERQTVTASPDTGPTLPLKVLVNLCFQQRPLNAFLSFLFRWVDERKGLIQLCCKKLQMCSFPVRTIEKILERLDLDFIQHLDVQCCWRPSTLATFATYWGQMSNLRKLFFSHVYVSAYASQEERDQLMDDITSQFAKMDSLRRLYLDGVFLLEGRLCQVLSKEGHLIDEGPPGHSSGGERLSMKQGDANELILQQAESWVETIIRQIDNFSPEPLVILLENAAATLETLNLQDCGITNSQLQAILPVLSCCSQLRVLSFNGNDISMSVLSNLLLHTSRLSRLSLEKYPAPLESYDAQGAIHPGRLFQLIDELMEILRDVREPKNVLFYTKPCHRCGNWFIYNLPSSPCRCWLPA, encoded by the exons ATGCAGACTCCAGTGGATGAGCAGCGGACCCCACCCACACTCCAGGAGCTGGCAGGGCGCAGCCTCCTGAAGGACAAGTCCAGGGCCATCCTAGCTCTGGAGGACCTGCCCATACAGCTCTTCCCACCACTCTTCATGGAGGCATTCAACCGGAGACACACTGAGGTCCTGAAGAAAATGGTGCAGGCCTGGCCCTTCACCTGCCTGCCCCTGGGGGCCCTGATGAATACGCTCCAGCTGGGGATGATCCGAGTGGCACTGGATGGGCTGGACATGCTGGCTGCCCAGCAGGATCGCCCCAG GAGGTGGAAACTGCAGGTGCTGGATTTGCGGAAGGTTCATGGGAACTTCTGGAGGACGTGGTCTGGAGCCGTGGTCGATGCCTGCTCACCAGGAGTCATGAAGGAGAGGCAAACAGTGACGGCCTCTCCAGACACAGGGCCCACTCTGCCCTTGAAGGTGTTAGTAAACCTGTGCTTTCAGCAAAGACCCCTGAATgcattcctctcattcctctttcGCTGGGTGGATGAGAGGAAGGGTCTGATACAGCTGTGCTGCAAGAAGCTGCAGATGTGCTCTTTCCCCGTCCGTACCATCGAGAAGATCTTGGAGAGGTTGGATCTGGACTTTATCCAGCACTTGGACGTGCAGTGTTGCTGGAGACCATCCACTTTGGCTACTTTTGCTACCTATTGGGGCCAGATGAGCAACCTGAGGAAGCTCTTCTTCTCCCACGTCTATGTGTCTGCCTATGCTTCCCAGGAGGAGAGAGATCAGTTGATGGATGACATTACCTCACAGTTTGCCAAGATGGACAGCCTCCGGAGGCTGTACCTGGATGGTGTCTTCCTCCTAGAAGGCCGTCTGTGCCAGGTGCTCAG CAAGGAGGGGCACCTTATAGATGAAGGACCACCTGGTCACTCAAGTGGGGGTGAAAGGCTCAGCATGAAACAGGGTGATGCGAACGAGCTGATTCTGCAACAGGCAGAGTCCTGGGTGGAGACCATCATCAGG CAAATTGACAATTTCAGTCCTGAGCCCCTCGTAATTCTGCTAGAGAATGCTGCAGCCACCCTTGAGACCCTAAACTTGCAGGACTGTGGGATCACCAACTCCCAGCTCCAGGCCATCCTACCTGTCTTGAGCTGCTGCTCCCAGCTCAGGGTCTTGAGCTTCAATGGGAATGACATCTCCATGTCGGTCCTGAGCAACCTGCTGCTTCACACTTCCAGGCTGAGCCGGTTGAGCCTAGAGAAGTACCCTGCCCCTCTGGAGAGCTATGATGCCCAGGGTGCCATCCACCCAGGGAGACTTTTCCAACTCATCGATGAGCTGATGGAGATACTGAGGGATGTGAGAGAGCCAAAGAACGTCCTTTTCTATACTAAACCCTGCCATAGATGTGGCAACTGGTTTATCTATAACCTGCCCTCCAGTCCGTGTCGCTGTTGGCTGCCTGCCTAG